The window CATCCAAAAACTGTGCATGCTCAATACGACAATTGATTGGGTTAAAGCTATATCTATGCCTAAGGCAATCTTGATCCCACATGGatcaagaaagagaggaaaaactTAGTTGGAATGAAGAAGTTGAATCATCGCAAATTTTCACTTTATGTATCATACACAGTGGATTTTGGCTACAATTGTAACTTGGAAGGCCAAATACCATTATATGAATTACATAACAAAATAATGAGAGAGATAGCTGAAAACATTTAACTAATTAACATATTTAAACTCATCTTTTTTATCTAATTCATATAATAACTCTTGTCTTGAAAGGTCTCTGTTCAGTGGTGTTTTACACTCTGGAGTAAAgtaataggattttttttttctttttttgggttgaacTTTTCTCTATGGTAAAAGGATGATTGACCTTGTCTTCAAAATTCCATGTTTGTCCCTTGGCAGTATGTTTATAAAATGGGAAGTTCTTCGAAATGATAGTATTAAGtactcccccccacccccaacccaaaaaaaaaaaaaaaatcccacaaaaggaagtaaaaataaaaaataaaattcagtcTCTCTTATAATCTACCTATATTTATTAATACTACCCTATGAAAGCCGACTTGTACCTAGAACCTAAACAAGCACGACACTTTCTCCCTTGCCTTATTTTGAGTTCCAACATCTCCCTCTCTCCATAGGTGTCATGGCACCATGGCGAACAAAGGCGATTGAGGTGGAAGAATTCAAGTTGCCAGTCAGCCGCttggacgccttgacaactaggCCTCAATAAAATCAATACTCTTTCTACGGTTAATGCATTTCTTATAACACCCCTCCCCTCTGGGGGAAAAAGTGCTGTTCTTAAGATAGTTACATGGGTAATTGGTTTCAACCACATTGTGAATGGCAAGAACCCATGGTTCCCTATTTGTTGCttgatttattatttcttttaagaGAATGATGTTGACATTCATTACACATACTTTATTTCTTGACTTTTTAAATCAGAGAGGGTTCAGATCTTTCATCACTGTGTTTCCTGTGAATCCATTTGTATAATGCAGGGGAGAAACTGTTATGTAAGTTTAGGAATCTGGATATAGTCATGCAAAAGTATTTCACGAGGAGTATCAGTAAATATATATAAGACAACAGGGGAGATACTTAAAAAAGGTTAACCATAGAGTGTTTCCAGTCACAGACTCCAGGCACCCCGTTTCTGGAaatgtgtttatttatttatttattttaattccaGCTTATCATGGAAGTAAAAAAAGAGATGCAACAGATGAATGAATAACGTCACTGAAATGGTCCAATATAGTGGGGCAAAACCAGGCTGAGAAAGCCAAAGTGATTGGCCTATGATTTTGTATTGATATTCCATGATGAAACTACCAGCTTGAATGGATTAGGGTTATCCTTTCAATATGCCCACGTAAGGATATGAGACCAAATTAGATGTGCAAAATATATGCTTTAAATTAACAGAGGAATATCTAGTCAAGTTTAAACTGCTTTTGTGGCTTTCTGCTGGTTTCCTGTATCCTTAAACAGTTGGAGATTTGTATTCAACACAAATATTATGTTTCTGATTAAAAATATTTGTTCACAACTATCTCCTTGCAGTTGTTAGTGCTGAAAatccatcctctctctctctctctctctctctctctctctctctcttatgcaGAGAAGTCTTTTGATCATTTCCCCTACAAGACATGCCGGATGTCAATGAATCTAACTCAGGATGCCTATGTTTTACTCCATTCAATATTCAGCTCaagcttttgagttttgaccCTGGAATCTGGCTCTAGGCAGTATTTTAGATCAGGACAAGTCTACGCATTCGGATTGGTTAATCTGTCACTCATATGTGGGTCTATACTTGATTGTGAATTGATTGGGTTGATCCAATGACTCAATCTGACTATTGAGTTCTAGGAACCCTGTCTGACTGGCTTCCATTATTTTGGAAGCTTCCTTttgatcctctttttttttctcccttgtgggggggggggggggcgagaGGGGGCAGTCGATTGGTTTTTGGTTTAAAGACAAGGTGGTGATATTGACCTGTGACTTGGTGGATGAAGGGATTGTGCCTTCTGAACTGTCTTTTAGGTTTTTAACGATGTTGTGTGCCGTTATGatcatcactttttttttttttttttttgagttatgAACTTCTTGCACTGTCtgttttgcttattttcttagATAGTGGATCTCATTTGGATGAAGACGAACAGTTGGCTAGAGCACTGCAAGAAAGTTTGAACGTGGAATCTCCTCCACGTTATGAAGGTGGAAATATGTTTCAGCCTATACCCTTCCCCTTTTCAACAGGGTTCAGGTATGTTGTTAGATCAACTCTGCCCTAATTTCTGTAATCCGTACCTATCTCTTTGGGTTTTCTTGGTAACTATATATTGAGAAAGTACTCTGTCCGGGAGTGTGGCGCTTGCGCCCAGACACAGGATGGGatgaaatgaccaccctgccTGCAAATCtccaataaaaaaggaaatccTGCCCCTGTTGATGCTTTTGTGTGCGCTTCTGTTGGCCCTTGCAACAAGCGCAAAGGACACACTCCCAGTCAGAAATATCTCcccattatatatttatatccatgattttatttgattgtttGTTGTTTGAAGCCATGTAATTTGATTGTTTGTGTTTCTCATAATATTTGAGTCCCGGTTcatgtcaatatatatatatatagcgaCTTGCATGTATGAACAAAGGATATAGGTTTGGAGTTTCCCCTCACACATATACCTGATAAACATGCATCTAATATAACATTCTGAGGAAGTTCATAGCAGAAAAAATTAATTGAGACACAAGTGGTCTATGTCAATCTCTGTGCAGAGTTATAAAAGCCGATCTTCAGCCCACATCAAGTGTATGGTGTGCAATCGTTTTATCTCCAATGTGGTTGACAGGCTTGGAGGTGCATGAACAGGATTGCTTCACAGACCCATATTTCAGAATGTGATGTTTGAAATGAATTCTGTGATGTCCTGTAGAAGGGCTTTGTTCTGAGATCCGAAGATGGACCATGTAGCATACTCTCTGGGTCAACATTGAAAAGTCAAAACGGATGAATAGGAAATGATGAAAAAACTTTTATATCCTATTGTTGTAATATGGGTATTAAGGTAGAATTATCCATAGGGGAAGAATTGTACTTGGGAATACCCATATCTttactattataaataaaagagggcTGGTGTCAATTAGACGCAAGTCATAGTTCCCTTAAAATCAACATGGTATCACTGTATCAGAGTCCCAGGAAATTCATGGGTTGCCAGCCAATTTCCAGGATGAGATATCTCTTCTGCACCATGTGATGACCAAGTTGGAACCCTCATCCTCCTCTGCCGCCGCTGCTGCCTCCCTACCAGTTACATCTGAGTCCCATTCTGCTCACTCTTGTATTTGTTTTGGAGGAGTTGGTGACGGGAAAATTAGCAGTGGTAAGGTGAATAGTGATCTCCACTTGCTCGATGGTGCATCTTCCACAGTCTCCCATACTCAGGCTCATCACACTGATTCAGAGTTTGCATTGTCAGAGATATATAGATGGCATCGCCTTTTAGGACAACCACCCTGGGAACTTTATCTGGAGTTCTTCTTGATTATTTAAGAAATGTTATCCCAACTAGtttttttgtgatgcttgtgtTTTTGCCAAGCCAACTATAAGTATTTATTCCAGTTCAAATAGTAGAAGTACTGTTCCTTTTCCATTGATACATTCTGATGTGTGGGGTACTGCTAAACTGATATGGTTGATTAAATTAATTTGTGTAGGATTTGTGCTGGTTGCAACACTGAGATTGGCCATGGACGGTATTTGAGCTGCATGGGTGCAGTTTGGCACCCAGAATGCTTCCGTTGTCATGCTTGCAATCAACCCATTTCGGATTATGAGGTGTGTTAACTAGTTCAGATATCTTCCCTGCTTATCATAACTAAAAAACATGATTCTTTATGGTTTAGATTGTTGTACCAATAAAATAGTAGTTTCTTTTTATTACAATAGTCTGGctaatttattctttctttcttcattttgtagTTCTCAATGTCTGGGAATTACCCTTATCACAAATCCTGCTACAAGGAGCGCTACCATCCAAAATGTGATGTTTGTAACCACTTCGTAAGTACCTTTCATCCTTTCCTGTACATGATTATAGTATCTTGAGTTTCCAGGtgatcccccacccccccccccccccccccccccccccccaaaaaaaaaaaaaaacccaagagaaagaaaatcatttgtAATGTCGTCACTCAGCAATGTGAACAAGCACACTTGATTAGTTGCTAATAGTGACTCAAAAGGTGAAGGTGTTAGATTGGGTATTGAGAATAGTGGCTTATTCCTCGTGGTCTCATTTATCTTAGTAAATATTTAAAGATGAAACTATTGACAAAAAAGTAGAAACAATGAAAGAGGATTTTTTAccttcaaaataataaaaaaatgatttaatttttattattgacATTCTAACAATCAAATGAAGCTTAATTGTCCACACATACAGAGGTAACATGAATTGTGATTCAGATTCTAACAAGAAGCTAGTGGTCATCTATTCTGTGTGAAATGAGAACATGATTTGATGATCCACCAGAAGATGAAAGTTTATCCTCCAAAAGATTAAATGCTGACACATATATCCCAGCCCCAGGGTAAATAGAATATCCCCTTAAGTTGAAATTGCTATTGGTAGTACAATTTGATATCTAAAAATACAGAAATGCTCCTAAAAAACTATTTAGAAGATTTTTGAGATGATATGACTGATGTTTTTCAAACCGTTTAAAATTCGTTAATGCCAACCAGGTCTAAATGATACATTGGAGTGGGCGACCAAACTGATTTTGGCAGTAAGATATGAGCTATGAAGTAGGAACTGATAAAACCAAATTCATTTCTGTACTATTATCCAATATTAGAAGTTATTATTTTCTAAAGTGTTAATTACaatttggaggggggggggtggttgggaGGGAGCTGCTGTATTTATATTGGTTTGTTCTTTCAAATATTTCATACTTATTCTCAGCCTGTGGCTGTTTTGGATCATTCTGTACAGATTCCTACAAATTCTGTGGGTCTTATTGAATATAGGGCACATCCTTTCTGGAATCAAAAGTATTGCCCCTCACATGAGCATGATGGGACTCCACGTTGCTGTAGTTGTGAAAGGATGGAGGTCCGTTTGAAATACTATCTTTATAAGATGCCTACTTCAGGAAATTATATGTCCATGTGTTTGAAAAAGACATAAAAACTTTCCTTCATTTGCAGCCAAGAGACACGAGATATGTCACCCTAGATGATGGTCGGAAGCTCTGCCTGGAGTGCCTGGATTCATCAATCATGGATACTAGTGAATGCCAACACCTCTACCTTGACATACAAGATTTTTACGAAGGATTGAATATGAAAGTAGAGCAGCAAATTCCATTACTGTTGGTTGAGAGGCAAGCACTAAATGAGGCcatggagggagaaaagaacgTAAGTACATGTGAATACCTCCTATCAAGATTCTGTTGCAGAGCAAGCAATAGGTTGTTTGTAACATAAAAAAGTTTCTTGTCCTGTTTTTGTGTTTAACTACTAAATCccttaaaatttattttccttctctttttccttatttcttttttgtgcGCAGGGTCATCATCACTTGCCCGAAACTAGAGGGCTCTGCCTGTCAGAGGAACAAACTGTCAGCTCTGTAAGGACAATTCTATGTTGTTACCCTTGAAAACTGGGTTTGTTGCGGTCTTTTAAATCTGTTTCATGGTTTGATAACGGAGTGTTCTGTTTATCCCTTATAATACCAGATTTCGAGGAGGCCAAAATTTGGAGTAGGAAATCGCATCATTGACATGATAACGGAGCCATATAGACTGACCCGCCGATGCGAAGTGACAGCAATTCTTATTTTGTATGGCCTCCCAAGGTATTGTTTCAGCTTTCTATTACTTCTACCATGTGTATTATTTCGTAGGTTGTGTTTTGCTCAGCATCTTCCAAATGTGCTGCTTTGGGGATGCTCTTTGATGTAAAGGGCATTTGGCTATTATTATAACTTAAGGACATGAGAAAAGTTCTATGATTTTGTGAAGCTATTTTTTGGTGCTTCTCCTCatcccctttctttctttcctatgGAAAAGGTCCAATTATACAATTTCGCTTCCTATAAGCTGTTTACTTCTAAGCACCTTCTTTTTTGCTTATTGGTCCTCTGATGGTTGGCACCAGACACCAGCGAAATCATCACaacatattttttccttttttccattGAGAGGGTGGGAAAGGAGTAGAATACATGGatattatttatatttcaaaAGGTTTGTAAATAGTTTGGATATTTTTTGCTTTTCAAAAAGTTGTATGAATAGTTTTTCCTGAATGTCGCATTCGAATTCTTGTAACCCAATCCTCCTCTGCActtcaaacaaataaaaaggagagaaaaatattAAGAAAGAACATAATTCTGTCTTTTGGGCTTTCTGTTTTTCAATTTATTGTGTCACTAAATGCTTCGAATACGGGAAGATTTTTTAAACGTCCCACTTACTAAAAGCAGCCCAcccttcccccccacccccccgcccaaaagaaaaaaatgataaataaataaataaaaatttactgAAGCATAAAAAAGGGTTGTcatttcagaagaatcattaaaataattttggttTGGCCACGCTTTTGATTTGCTGTGGCCTATAGAAGCTAAACTGAAATTAATTAGAAAATGGTACTGCTAAACTCCAAGGTTTGAAGTATGCATACATATAGTGTAAGCACATGCATCTAACCaagtttcttctctctctctctctctctcttctattttggtggggggggggggggggagggggtaaaTTCTAAGCCAAAAGCTTTGTGAGCGCTTATCTGAAGCAATTCTAAAATACACTTTATAGTATTGGTTCCTGAATCTGTAGTATTTGCTTATTTAGGTTAACCTTTTGATGTATGACCAAGAATCTGTCCGCTTACAGATTGCTGACTGGGTCAATCCTGGCTCATGAGATGATGCATGCATGGCTGCGGCTCAATGGTGCTCCCTTGTCTCACAACTATCCTCACCTCAAAGTCAGTTCTCCTTTTTGgattcttttgggttttgttaATCTCTTAAATTTCGGTAATGGTTGTTTCACAGGTTTCCGTACTCTTAGTCCAGATGTTGAAGAGGGTATCTGCCAGGTACTAGCTCACATGTGGCTAGACTCAGAGATCATATCAGGTTCTGGTAGTAATGTggcttcaacatcttcatcttctacttcTACATCATCAAAGAAAGGCACACGGTCTCAATTCGAGAGGAGGCTGGGTGAATTTTTTAAACACCAAATTGAATCAGATACCTCATCAGCATATGGGGATGGGTTCAGAGCCGGTAATGGGGCAGTGCTCAAGTACGGCCTGCGGAGTACCCTTGACCATATACGATTGACAGATAGCTTTCCATACTAAGTGTTGATTAGTGATATGgctttcttttcccttccttttgtTGGGGAAGAAGCTTGGCCCTATCATATTAGAGCTTAGGGATGATGCATGTCAGAATAGAACATATCTCCTTGGGTTAGAGATTAATTAATTCTGCTCACAGGTTTCTTTACTTGTAATTTCCTTTTTAATGGTATTACATTCTATCATTGGACATTTAATGCCTAATATTTctaataaattgaattattaTACTACTGTACTTTCTTTCATTTCCTTGTTACACTAGGAAACTGATAATTGCTAGTCTATAGAACTATGTTTGTTGTTGCTGTCTCGTCATTTAGTTCTGGTGACTGCTAATATCCCTCCCAATGGGAAGCAGATAAAATCTATTTTAGACTCTTAGTTCATACTTGGTAGACAAATCCAGCTCCCAAGCCAAATACTGACCCAATTTGACAAGTTGTTGAACTGTGAATTGTTGGACATCTTCCCTCTCCCCACTTCCCTCTCCAAGATTTCTCCTTTTGCAATGGTCCATATATGACAATGTCTttcaacagaaaaagaaaatagaggatCCATTAGCCTGTGGGATGAAACTGCTCTCTTCCCATTACCAGGCCTATGGTGCtttcttaccttcttccttttcGTTCTGGTAAACTATCTATCCTGCCAACAAAAGTTCCAACTCTCCTTGGATATACTGTTTGAATGGAGCACTTCAGGGCTTACTTGATTCATACCCTATGGATATACTGTTTGAAATTTCGACTTTGGGGTAATTttaaacttggggaaacagaaATGTTTTCCAATTTGACCAAGTTCTGCTCAATATTTTGGCAGATTTCGAGCCCTCTGGGTTGAGAAACATTTGCAAATTTTACTGAAATTTCGAGCGGAAGATTCAGTTAACTCTTAAGAGATGTAGTGTTTCCTCTACTTATCCAGCTCATAACTGCCAATGATGTGCATTTGGTGTCACTTCTCGGGTGATTCCAAGGGGTTTTGAATTCTTTGGAGCAATTCATGACAGAAGTTTCTGTTTTTATGAATGAATGTACCTTGAATGTACCttataacaaataaataaatccaagggCAAAGATTTCATTCTTGAGATTGTTAGATCTTTCACAAATTTGGAACAGTTTTTTTAGATGTGCCCTAAACCCCTAAGAATCACTCTCATATTTTACCATCATTTTGACAACCATTTATGAAGTTCCATTATAAACAACGCGATCAAGAGAACTCCATGATCGTGTTTACCACCGGGATAAAGAGGTTGTAGATCAGCTCAGCCGTTCCTTCTTTAGTTGTACATCAGCTAGCTCAAGTTTTGCTTGTTTTTTGTGCTCCAGTGTTAAAGAATGCTAGTGTACAATGGAACAAGCAATGTTGCTTCTTTGTTCATAGATCAACTACTACTCACCCATTGCCTTAATGTGCTGATTCTATAATTGTAGAACACCCTTGAAAAGTTTTGGTTTTCTTGCTGGGCATGCTTTTGCGGCCATTTCGTTCAGTGTTGTTCACATGACCTGCTGTCATGGCATGGGATGTGGGTTGTGCCTATTGGCATTATTGTAAATAAAATAAGTAGGAACAATTTCTACTATTGGATATAGAAAGAAAGATCTAGACTGGcaaaccaaaaaaatttaactttAATTAAGACATAAGAATTTCCATCTCTTGTATGGATATGGTTCCTCTTGGTCACCCAAACATTGGCATGCATCCTCTTGCTGATTTTAACCcgaagttttattttttcacttgtCCAAACCATGGATGAAGGTAAATGTGTTAATCAGTTTGATTCCGGTGTAGATGATTTGATTCCGTTTGGTGTAAGATTTTTTAggtcaaatcaaaattgaaccatttaataaacggtttcatatattaaaactaaaaccatttataaatatttttcattttaaaaggtcttaaatgattttcttatgCTTTACCTTTAAAATTGGTAGTGAAATGAATGTAAATTGTAAATTGAATTAAACTTACTCATGTTTCTTTATTAAACTCTCACGTTCTCCTCTctcgtctctctctctaatatttagaaattaatattagtttctttatttagTCGAcacaaaaaattaatttcttttttaaactctctctctctctctctctctctctctctctctctctctctctctcatatatttagaaactaatattagtttctaaatgtTAAACTGATTTTATCCTCATTAAGTGTATCCCCAAATCATGGAGTATATTTATATAAGCAACGTCCAAACCAACTACACCTTCTTAAAGTAGGATAATAACTAGGAATCTAGGATCTATAAGGGTGTAAGATTAGAGATATACAAGGCctaaccaatatatatatatatatatatacaaggaaTAGATAATGGGATTACAATAGGAAACCTGTGGAGTTATAATAAGAAACTAAAGATATGTATAACGTTCGTCCATCTCAAGTGCTTTCTCATGGCCTCCAAGAGAAACCGAGAAGCATTTTCTTCAGTCTTCAATGCACATCAAACCACATACTCTCCCTATAAGAGAATCGAGATTTGAAACAGTTACATTTACTAACATCGCTCTCCACATCGCCACATATTCTGCAATCATCATCGCTCAAGAGCCAAACGATGGAATGAGATAGTCTTACATGAAGTTATCATCACCAACTCTCCAAATTGCTTGCTTCCGTTCATGGCATGCTTGCCCAGCTTTATGAATAGGGATTGTGACCATTGTAAAgacaaaatacaagaaaacTCATTTCCAGTTAAAAGAAATAGGGCATAAATTGTAGATGTTTTCTGGTCAAGTTCCTTTATTTGTtcaatattgtaattttttcctTGATACAATCTA is drawn from Macadamia integrifolia cultivar HAES 741 chromosome 7, SCU_Mint_v3, whole genome shotgun sequence and contains these coding sequences:
- the LOC122084590 gene encoding protein DA1-related 1-like isoform X1, producing the protein MGWLNKIFKGSSHNISEGQYLGRCADDKVWKEPSSSVDAWSDYENEDVDHAIALSLSEEELKGKNVIDSGSHLDEDEQLARALQESLNVESPPRYEGGNMFQPIPFPFSTGFRICAGCNTEIGHGRYLSCMGAVWHPECFRCHACNQPISDYEFSMSGNYPYHKSCYKERYHPKCDVCNHFIPTNSVGLIEYRAHPFWNQKYCPSHEHDGTPRCCSCERMEPRDTRYVTLDDGRKLCLECLDSSIMDTSECQHLYLDIQDFYEGLNMKVEQQIPLLLVERQALNEAMEGEKNGHHHLPETRGLCLSEEQTVSSISRRPKFGVGNRIIDMITEPYRLTRRCEVTAILILYGLPRLLTGSILAHEMMHAWLRLNGAPLSHNYPHLKVSSPFWILLGFVNLLNFGNGCFTGFRTLSPDVEEGICQVLAHMWLDSEIISGSGSNVASTSSSSTSTSSKKGTRSQFERRLGEFFKHQIESDTSSAYGDGFRAGNGAVLKYGLRSTLDHIRLTDSFPY
- the LOC122084590 gene encoding protein DA1-like isoform X2, encoding MGWLNKIFKGSSHNISEGQYLGRCADDKVWKEPSSSVDAWSDYENEDVDHAIALSLSEEELKGKNVIDSGSHLDEDEQLARALQESLNVESPPRYEGGNMFQPIPFPFSTGFRICAGCNTEIGHGRYLSCMGAVWHPECFRCHACNQPISDYEFSMSGNYPYHKSCYKERYHPKCDVCNHFIPTNSVGLIEYRAHPFWNQKYCPSHEHDGTPRCCSCERMEPRDTRYVTLDDGRKLCLECLDSSIMDTSECQHLYLDIQDFYEGLNMKVEQQIPLLLVERQALNEAMEGEKNGHHHLPETRGLCLSEEQTVSSISRRPKFGVGNRIIDMITEPYRLTRRCEVTAILILYGLPRLLTGSILAHEMMHAWLRLNGFRTLSPDVEEGICQVLAHMWLDSEIISGSGSNVASTSSSSTSTSSKKGTRSQFERRLGEFFKHQIESDTSSAYGDGFRAGNGAVLKYGLRSTLDHIRLTDSFPY